Proteins encoded by one window of Polaribacter haliotis:
- the apaG gene encoding Co2+/Mg2+ efflux protein ApaG translates to MVQQITKGIKISVATEYNGTSLRNTKLYHIFAYEITIENRSPNTVKLTDRFWKIYDSLNPIEIVSGEGVVGQTPTLKPNDIYTYNSGCFLESNMGAMKGFYTMINLENYDQFKVFIPTFQLTTPVLSN, encoded by the coding sequence ATGGTTCAACAAATTACAAAAGGAATTAAAATTTCTGTAGCAACCGAGTATAATGGTACTAGTTTACGGAACACCAAACTGTATCATATTTTTGCGTACGAAATTACTATCGAGAATAGAAGCCCAAACACTGTAAAGCTTACAGATCGTTTTTGGAAAATTTACGACTCTTTAAATCCAATAGAAATTGTAAGTGGAGAAGGTGTTGTTGGCCAAACCCCCACCTTAAAACCAAATGATATTTACACCTATAATTCAGGATGTTTCTTAGAATCTAATATGGGTGCTATGAAAGGTTTTTACACGATGATTAACCTAGAAAATTACGACCAATTTAAAGTATTTATACCAACTTTTCAACTAACAACACCTGTTTTATCAAACTAA
- a CDS encoding T9SS type A sorting domain-containing protein, whose amino-acid sequence MKKITFQKNTTLFVVFIFLLSVVNSFAQKKAKFNYATAAKKEKANYFSIVAQKKQELKSYDLSNINDLKEYKHFNRWKEYWRIRVNADGTFPNENTAFFSAAILTKDGKIKTSKYAAKSTAEPWNNIGTNDVPDSNGYPNFPQMGRLTSFLRIRHATDPTKDVLFVGAPNGGVWKSTDGGATWTPKLDMIAGIGVTDIKTASTTNINNYTTKPIYISTGDWDGDHVKSIGVLKSTDGGETFASTDLTYTLENQKLLGDLVVVDDNTVFVGTATGISKTTDGGSSWNQVFDAQGGNANMGRVAVSGTKIMYTGYFDTAYTADYTDDNNWNFVDGSTGNFDKKAVTVGEDGEFYIQDMSGQIMQYDGATNKFTNVGTIPAEYNSQQGYNQALIVRNNFVLSGEFNAGHSSDNGANWYRSLNGYWTNSSDDGNYIHSDHHRLGKLEEGSLKFWSANDGGLNYITYSSNTDQKPTIEYKTAKTIVTQHFSVAINPATNGDDYVTGNQDNDGFSKIGGTWYAVALGDGIESAINYNNPSIRYATNQNGLLVRSDAGFKNELNGDYTLSPAGISFNHYMELDRTNPTILYMNADKGGKDKDDNPNPTGIFKITDNGTELTSTMLDAGNPAHKFNTHAALILAINDNNIIRKIPTDGSTPTSLTGAQNLGTGVNIESIDFNASNPNTMYVTTKGYVDGKKVYKSTDGGANFTNISNNLPNVIINKILLKQGETNETLFVATNIGVYVTTNGGTSWDKLGAGLPNVDVKDIEINYSSDRLVAATFGRGLWDVNVANSTLSLENNSIDTSLEFSVYPNPVQNSNLKIAIKEGLQPLKFEIYNVVGGIVKKGTVSNNKEINVDQLANNVYLIRLYNAEFNAIKKFVLAK is encoded by the coding sequence ATGAAAAAAATTACTTTTCAAAAAAACACAACTTTATTTGTTGTTTTTATTTTTCTTTTATCTGTTGTAAATTCATTTGCACAGAAGAAAGCAAAATTCAATTATGCAACTGCAGCAAAAAAAGAAAAAGCAAATTATTTTAGTATTGTTGCTCAAAAAAAACAAGAGTTAAAATCGTACGACTTATCTAATATAAACGATTTAAAAGAATACAAACATTTTAATAGATGGAAAGAATATTGGAGAATTAGAGTAAATGCAGATGGTACTTTCCCAAATGAAAACACCGCTTTTTTTAGTGCTGCTATTTTAACAAAGGATGGTAAAATAAAAACGTCTAAATATGCTGCAAAAAGCACTGCAGAACCTTGGAATAATATTGGAACAAACGATGTGCCAGATTCAAATGGATATCCAAATTTCCCACAAATGGGAAGATTAACTTCTTTCTTAAGAATAAGACATGCAACAGACCCAACAAAAGATGTACTTTTTGTAGGTGCACCAAATGGAGGAGTCTGGAAATCTACAGATGGTGGTGCAACTTGGACACCAAAACTAGATATGATTGCAGGAATTGGAGTTACAGATATTAAAACAGCTAGCACTACGAACATTAATAATTACACAACAAAACCAATTTATATTTCTACAGGAGATTGGGATGGAGATCATGTAAAATCAATAGGGGTTTTAAAATCTACAGATGGTGGAGAAACATTTGCTTCTACAGATTTAACTTATACATTAGAAAATCAAAAACTTTTAGGAGATTTAGTAGTTGTAGATGACAATACTGTTTTTGTGGGAACTGCAACAGGAATTAGTAAAACTACTGATGGTGGTTCTTCTTGGAATCAGGTTTTCGATGCACAAGGTGGAAACGCAAACATGGGTAGAGTTGCTGTTTCTGGCACTAAAATAATGTACACTGGTTATTTTGATACAGCCTATACAGCCGATTATACAGACGATAATAATTGGAATTTCGTAGATGGAAGCACTGGTAATTTCGACAAAAAGGCAGTTACAGTTGGAGAAGATGGTGAGTTTTACATCCAAGATATGAGTGGACAAATTATGCAATATGATGGAGCTACCAATAAATTTACAAATGTTGGTACTATACCAGCAGAATATAATTCGCAACAAGGTTACAACCAAGCTCTAATTGTAAGAAATAATTTTGTGCTTTCTGGTGAATTTAACGCTGGTCATTCCTCAGATAATGGTGCTAATTGGTATAGATCTTTAAATGGTTATTGGACAAATAGTAGCGATGATGGAAATTATATCCATTCCGATCATCACAGGTTAGGAAAGTTAGAAGAAGGTTCTTTAAAATTTTGGAGCGCAAATGATGGAGGTTTAAACTATATAACCTACTCCTCTAACACAGATCAAAAACCAACCATCGAATATAAAACAGCTAAAACAATTGTTACACAACACTTTTCTGTAGCTATAAACCCAGCTACAAATGGAGACGATTATGTTACAGGTAATCAAGATAACGATGGTTTCTCTAAAATAGGTGGAACTTGGTACGCTGTTGCATTAGGTGATGGTATAGAGAGTGCAATAAATTATAACAACCCAAGTATTAGATATGCAACCAACCAAAATGGATTATTAGTAAGGTCGGATGCTGGTTTTAAAAACGAATTAAATGGAGATTACACATTAAGCCCTGCAGGAATTTCTTTTAATCATTACATGGAATTGGATAGAACAAATCCAACGATACTTTACATGAATGCAGATAAAGGTGGTAAAGATAAAGACGACAACCCAAACCCAACAGGTATTTTTAAAATTACAGACAATGGTACAGAACTTACAAGTACCATGTTAGATGCTGGAAACCCAGCACATAAATTTAATACTCATGCTGCTTTAATACTAGCTATAAACGATAACAATATTATTAGAAAAATACCTACAGATGGTTCTACTCCAACCAGTTTAACTGGTGCTCAAAATTTGGGAACAGGAGTAAATATAGAATCTATAGATTTTAATGCTTCTAACCCTAACACTATGTATGTAACCACAAAAGGATATGTCGATGGTAAAAAAGTATACAAATCTACAGATGGTGGAGCTAATTTTACAAATATCTCTAATAACTTACCAAACGTAATTATTAACAAAATTCTATTAAAACAAGGAGAAACAAATGAGACATTATTTGTTGCTACAAATATTGGAGTTTACGTTACTACAAATGGAGGTACTTCTTGGGATAAATTAGGTGCAGGTTTACCAAATGTAGACGTAAAAGATATCGAAATTAATTATTCTTCAGATAGACTAGTTGCTGCAACTTTTGGTAGAGGTTTATGGGATGTAAATGTTGCAAATAGCACTTTAAGTTTAGAAAATAATTCTATTGATACTAGTTTAGAATTTAGTGTATATCCAAATCCAGTACAAAACAGCAATTTAAAAATTGCTATTAAAGAGGGCTTACAACCTTTAAAATTCGAAATTTATAATGTTGTTGGGGGTATAGTTAAAAAAGGAACTGTTTCTAATAACAAAGAAATAAATGTAGATCAATTAGCTAATAACGTGTATTTAATTCGCTTATATAATGCTGAATTTAATGCTATTAAAAAGTTTGTTTTAGCGAAATAA